In Psychrobacter sp. JCM 18902, a single window of DNA contains:
- a CDS encoding helix-turn-helix transcriptional regulator, which translates to MTVHSTDADHSHAQTNSVEQANTVAAADSHVSGDSHVSGDSNDNRHGAATTARQWQVLSQLQRNRWVGTTHIYEQLMMAGFDISLRTVQRDLNALAKRFPIEKNNANPQGWRWRDDAPLQSLPHMNLSQAVAFNMVEANLTQLLPPVILDELFPWFDLARRQLKNSKVTHSWIDRVRIEPATQPLIAPHIDLDSKDNIYHALFYQLQIKASYTRSNKSQASEYLLNPIAIIQRGVIIYLLATRTDDPNFTIRTFALHRFTSVDILESAAQTPESFQLDTYLDAGGMGFSHPLFGELPNHGKNTAIELQFTKQAGKSLTESKLSDDQTVTLDDDTLTIQATVNLTSQLVWWLRGFGNGLLNAKPALLHQAVLDKFFDHK; encoded by the coding sequence ATGACTGTACATTCTACTGACGCCGACCACTCTCATGCTCAAACGAACTCTGTTGAGCAAGCTAATACTGTAGCGGCAGCGGACAGTCATGTCTCAGGAGATAGCCACGTCTCAGGAGATAGTAACGATAATCGCCATGGCGCGGCGACAACGGCGCGCCAGTGGCAAGTGCTATCGCAACTACAGCGCAACCGCTGGGTGGGCACAACCCATATATACGAGCAGCTGATGATGGCAGGCTTTGACATCAGCTTGCGCACTGTTCAACGCGACTTAAATGCGCTGGCAAAACGCTTTCCCATAGAAAAAAACAACGCCAACCCACAAGGCTGGCGCTGGCGTGATGACGCGCCACTCCAAAGCTTACCGCACATGAATCTATCGCAAGCAGTCGCCTTTAATATGGTTGAAGCCAATCTAACTCAGCTACTACCACCTGTTATTTTAGATGAATTATTCCCGTGGTTTGACTTGGCAAGGCGGCAGCTAAAAAACAGTAAAGTCACCCATTCATGGATCGACAGAGTGCGTATTGAGCCTGCCACTCAGCCACTAATCGCGCCGCATATTGACTTGGATAGCAAAGACAATATTTACCATGCGCTATTTTATCAATTACAAATCAAAGCCAGCTATACCCGCAGCAATAAATCACAGGCCAGTGAATATCTTTTGAATCCCATCGCTATTATCCAGCGCGGTGTGATTATTTATCTGCTGGCAACTCGTACTGATGATCCAAACTTTACCATTCGTACCTTTGCCCTACATCGATTTACTAGCGTTGATATTCTTGAAAGCGCCGCACAAACACCTGAGAGTTTCCAACTCGATACTTATTTGGATGCGGGTGGTATGGGCTTTAGCCACCCCTTATTCGGTGAGCTGCCTAATCATGGCAAAAACACCGCTATTGAGCTACAATTCACCAAACAAGCGGGCAAAAGCCTGACTGAAAGCAAGCTCAGTGACGATCAAACTGTTACGTTGGATGATGACACGCTGACCATTCAAGCCACTGTCAACCTAACTTCACAACTGGTTTGGTGGTTACGTGGTTTTGGCAATGGTTTATTGAATGCCAAACCAGCATTGTTACATCAAGCCGTATTGGATAAGTTTTTTGATCATAAATAA
- a CDS encoding TerD family protein has protein sequence MPTTASLPLLSDSLRELGLDAGTLFFALNYEFTKIEPKGMFKRFKKNQSAIDIDLACVLYDDNCTISDIVWFKQLRDKAESVKHQGDSLNGKDRGEQAMYLAPLDQEQIRLYLDKIPAHITHIAMIANSYHGHPFSRVKKGEIHLSDDEGNRCFEVNLKQLPRDCTTLWVAHLRREVDDWHLTLQNLPLPAENLATAAQQVAHELARALPIPQAI, from the coding sequence ATGCCGACCACTGCCTCATTGCCATTATTGTCAGACAGTTTAAGAGAACTGGGCTTAGACGCGGGAACCTTATTTTTTGCGCTAAACTATGAATTTACCAAGATTGAGCCAAAAGGCATGTTTAAGCGCTTTAAAAAAAACCAGAGCGCTATTGATATTGATTTGGCTTGCGTACTATATGACGACAATTGCACCATCAGTGATATCGTTTGGTTCAAACAATTGCGCGATAAAGCGGAATCAGTGAAACATCAAGGCGACAGTCTCAATGGCAAAGATCGCGGCGAACAAGCGATGTATTTGGCACCTCTTGATCAAGAGCAAATCAGGCTTTACTTAGATAAAATTCCAGCACACATCACCCACATTGCTATGATAGCCAACTCTTACCACGGTCATCCGTTTTCAAGAGTCAAAAAAGGCGAGATTCATCTAAGCGATGATGAAGGCAATCGATGCTTTGAAGTCAATCTAAAGCAACTGCCACGTGATTGTACGACGCTGTGGGTGGCACATTTACGCCGAGAAGTGGATGATTGGCATCTCACACTGCAAAACTTACCCCTTCCTGCCGAAAATTTAGCAACGGCGGCGCAGCAAGTCGCCCATGAATTGGCACGTGCACTACCCATTCCACAAGCTATCTAA
- a CDS encoding ion transporter: protein MLFQSIRRLRLFVYNILQNDEHDTLFSRCVDYFLIFLIMTNVAAVIAESVDSWYYPYQEYFTWFENFSIVVFSIEYLLRLWSVAEEKPDDTTWRQRWEWLKSPSALIDLVAIAPAFLNFFVTIDLRFLRILRLFRILKLTRYFASLRILLVVISKEKGSFQAVIFILIIMIVTASSGIYLVENHAQPEEFESIPKAMWWAVVTLTTVGYGDVTPITNAGKILGAVITILGVGLAALPAGILATGLANELAQRREELEQDFRAQLIDSDFDLVKNQMMIDKIRRELGLDKEQAQNIVLQVLREQELERREREVEERQKNFCPHCGEPL from the coding sequence ATGCTATTCCAATCTATACGGCGCTTGCGTCTTTTCGTTTATAATATTCTGCAAAATGATGAGCACGATACGCTGTTTAGCCGTTGCGTTGACTATTTTTTAATATTTTTAATCATGACCAATGTAGCAGCGGTCATTGCTGAGTCGGTTGACAGTTGGTATTACCCTTATCAGGAGTATTTTACTTGGTTTGAAAATTTCTCTATCGTAGTGTTTTCTATTGAGTATTTGCTGCGTTTGTGGAGTGTGGCCGAGGAAAAACCAGATGACACCACTTGGCGTCAGCGCTGGGAGTGGTTGAAAAGTCCTTCTGCGTTGATTGATTTAGTCGCCATTGCGCCAGCTTTCCTGAATTTCTTTGTTACGATTGATTTACGCTTCTTACGTATATTACGTTTATTCCGCATTCTCAAACTGACCCGCTATTTTGCTTCGTTACGCATCTTATTGGTGGTCATCAGCAAAGAAAAAGGCTCGTTCCAAGCGGTTATTTTTATTTTAATAATTATGATTGTGACGGCATCTAGCGGCATTTACTTGGTTGAAAACCATGCCCAGCCAGAAGAGTTTGAGTCGATACCTAAAGCGATGTGGTGGGCGGTGGTGACGCTAACGACGGTGGGCTATGGCGATGTCACGCCGATTACCAATGCGGGTAAAATATTGGGTGCGGTTATTACCATATTAGGTGTGGGTCTGGCGGCATTACCTGCAGGTATTTTAGCGACTGGTTTGGCAAATGAGCTTGCTCAGCGCCGTGAAGAGCTTGAACAGGACTTTCGAGCGCAGCTGATTGACAGTGATTTTGATTTGGTGAAAAATCAGATGATGATCGATAAAATTCGCCGTGAGCTGGGACTGGATAAAGAGCAGGCGCAAAATATCGTATTACAGGTATTACGCGAACAAGAGCTTGAGCGCCGCGAAAGAGAAGTGGAAGAACGACAAAAGAATTTTTGCCCACATTGCGGTGAGCCACTGTAA
- a CDS encoding OmpW/AlkL family protein, translated as MKLQSLVLATAAALTMTTAFAVPAGTWSVAAGAHMVDPKSDNGTLADGTIGVDVDSDVQPTISGEYFVANNIGIELLAATPFHHDITLTAGDATIDAKTQHLPPTLSVQYHFDGYNMPMNVKPFVGVGVNYTTFFKEKIYSDAFEKLELDDSVGVAGHIGLDIPFAPTEYFRIDARYMDIKTDASVKANGETIDLGEVDISPWVYGVAFVKTF; from the coding sequence ATGAAACTACAATCCCTAGTTTTAGCCACTGCTGCTGCACTTACTATGACCACAGCATTTGCTGTACCAGCTGGTACTTGGTCTGTCGCTGCTGGCGCTCACATGGTTGACCCAAAGAGCGATAACGGTACTCTGGCAGATGGCACTATTGGTGTCGACGTAGACAGTGATGTTCAACCAACCATTAGCGGCGAATATTTCGTTGCCAATAACATTGGTATTGAATTACTAGCGGCTACACCATTCCATCATGACATTACCTTAACTGCTGGCGATGCTACTATCGATGCTAAAACTCAGCATTTACCACCGACTCTATCGGTACAATATCACTTCGATGGCTACAACATGCCTATGAATGTGAAACCATTTGTTGGTGTTGGTGTGAACTATACGACTTTCTTTAAAGAAAAAATCTATAGCGATGCTTTCGAAAAATTAGAACTTGATGACAGCGTTGGCGTTGCTGGTCACATCGGTCTTGACATACCTTTTGCCCCAACTGAATACTTCCGTATTGATGCTCGCTATATGGACATCAAAACAGACGCCAGCGTAAAAGCTAATGGTGAGACCATTGACCTTGGTGAAGTTGACATCAGCCCTTGGGTATATGGCGTTGCTTTTGTTAAGACTTTCTAA
- a CDS encoding 2-oxo acid dehydrogenase subunit E2 has translation MDIKAPDLGVDSAEVSEIMVEVGDVIAKDDNIILLESDKASVEVPSSAAGKVTKISVAVGDQVSEGMVLIELESAEDNVEDSAESNVDNHDDSAADEKKEADAKPETKAEPAATESKLLEPSAKPASNAGKATTYALPDLGVDEAQVSEIMVSVGDIVTADQSILLIESDKASVEVPAPVAGKIEKILVETGDMVANGQDFIVIMSSGADAADESESTSDSAEPKPSAPAKAEENSAAKTTGEPKQAEKSTTPNAVASKPADKLTEAQVNEKLVDVYAGPAVRKLARQLGVDITQVNGSALNDRILKEDLFAHVKESLSTQKAAPASGNVASASLPSLPDMSNVEIWGETTTQDLSRLQKVSIPQLNYNTLLPQVTQFDLSDITETEKLRGELKGSMKAEGIGFTILAFVVKATAYALTQHPRFNSHLSDDNTQVILRKSVNMGIAVATDDGLIVPVIKNVQDKGLKQIAIEIGELAVKARDKKLTTKDLQGASFTISSQGNLGGTAFTPLVNWPQVGILGVSEASMQPRWDAKKQSFEPRLMLPLSLSYDHRVINGADAAVFTRYIATLLADPRRILL, from the coding sequence ATGGATATTAAAGCCCCCGATTTGGGTGTTGATAGCGCCGAAGTCAGCGAAATTATGGTAGAAGTGGGTGATGTCATCGCAAAAGATGACAACATCATTCTATTAGAATCTGACAAAGCCTCGGTTGAAGTACCAAGTTCCGCTGCTGGGAAAGTCACCAAAATCAGCGTTGCTGTTGGTGATCAAGTCAGTGAAGGTATGGTGCTGATTGAGCTTGAAAGTGCAGAAGACAATGTAGAAGATAGTGCAGAAAGCAATGTAGATAATCATGACGATAGCGCTGCTGATGAAAAGAAAGAAGCAGATGCTAAGCCAGAAACAAAGGCTGAGCCTGCTGCAACTGAGTCAAAGCTATTAGAGCCTAGTGCAAAACCTGCGTCTAACGCTGGCAAAGCCACGACTTATGCATTACCTGATCTAGGTGTTGATGAAGCGCAAGTTTCTGAAATCATGGTCAGTGTTGGTGACATCGTGACTGCGGATCAATCAATCCTATTGATTGAATCTGACAAAGCATCGGTAGAAGTACCCGCACCAGTCGCTGGTAAGATTGAAAAAATACTGGTTGAAACAGGTGACATGGTTGCTAATGGTCAAGACTTTATCGTTATCATGAGTAGTGGTGCAGATGCTGCTGATGAAAGTGAGTCTACATCAGATAGCGCTGAGCCAAAGCCTTCAGCACCAGCCAAAGCAGAAGAGAACTCTGCTGCTAAAACAACGGGTGAGCCAAAACAGGCAGAAAAATCTACAACGCCTAATGCGGTCGCTAGTAAGCCAGCTGATAAGTTGACTGAAGCACAGGTCAATGAAAAGTTGGTTGACGTATATGCAGGTCCAGCCGTACGTAAGCTGGCGCGTCAGTTAGGTGTCGATATCACCCAAGTGAATGGTTCGGCGCTAAATGATCGTATTCTAAAAGAAGACTTGTTTGCGCATGTTAAAGAAAGCCTAAGCACTCAAAAAGCGGCACCTGCCAGTGGCAATGTAGCCAGCGCTAGCCTGCCAAGCTTACCTGATATGAGTAACGTTGAGATTTGGGGTGAAACAACAACCCAAGACCTTAGCCGTCTACAAAAAGTCTCGATACCGCAGCTCAACTACAATACCTTGTTGCCACAAGTGACCCAGTTTGATTTGTCTGATATCACTGAGACAGAAAAACTGCGCGGCGAGTTAAAAGGTAGCATGAAAGCTGAAGGTATCGGCTTCACGATTTTAGCGTTCGTGGTCAAAGCGACGGCCTATGCCTTAACACAGCATCCACGTTTTAACAGTCATTTAAGCGACGACAATACGCAAGTTATCTTACGTAAAAGCGTCAATATGGGCATCGCGGTGGCAACGGATGATGGTCTCATCGTACCTGTTATCAAGAATGTGCAGGATAAAGGCCTGAAGCAAATCGCCATTGAAATTGGTGAGCTTGCGGTAAAAGCGCGTGACAAAAAACTCACTACTAAAGATTTGCAAGGCGCAAGCTTTACCATATCAAGCCAAGGCAACTTGGGTGGCACTGCCTTTACGCCATTAGTAAATTGGCCTCAAGTGGGTATTTTAGGCGTGTCTGAGGCAAGTATGCAGCCACGTTGGGATGCTAAGAAGCAAAGCTTTGAGCCGCGTCTCATGTTGCCATTATCATTGTCTTACGATCACCGTGTGATTAATGGCGCAGATGCTGCCGTATTTACCCGCTATATCGCAACGTTGCTGGCTGATCCGCGCCGTATTTTGCTGTAA
- the aceE gene encoding pyruvate dehydrogenase (acetyl-transferring), homodimeric type — protein sequence MNYYKDADSTETQEWLEAFESVIKHADKDRAQFLLKALYNMAVQEGLPFNRLDTAYINTIAVEDEPMYPGDLTIERKIRALIRYNALAMVMRANKNDDDLGGHLATFASSATLYETGFNHFFRAASDHFGGDMIYYQGHSAPGIYARSYLEGRLTEDQLDNFRREVGGKGLSSYPHPYLMPDYWQFPTVSMGLGPIMSIYHAHVHRYMENRGLLEKEGRKIWTFLGDGETDEPESLGAISLAGREKLDNLIWVVNCNLQRLDGPVRGNGKIIQELESVFRGAGWRVIKVIWGGKWDSLLANDKTGVLKHRMEEVVDGEYQLYEARTAEFTRKEFFGKYPELEEMADALSDEDISRLNRGGHDPMKVYAAFSEAMKTKGQPTVILVKTVKGYGLSAQTQAVNKSHQIKKLDQEALMYFRDRFDLPFTDEQLETLPFYRPEEGSAEMKYLKGRREALGGHLPNRRSGHIPLNIPELSMFDRVLKGSNGKEQSTTMVFVRLLSAMLKNKDIQDRVVPIVPDEARTFGLEGMFRQLGIYSAVGQKYTPEDSEALMGYKEAIDGHMLEEGINEAGAMSTWIALATSYSVNALPMIPMYIYYSMFGFQRVGDLAWAAGDCQAQGFLLGATAGRTTLNGEGLQHQDGHSQILFNVVPNCVTYDPCFGYELAVVMHDGLRRMYGEGERVYYYLTLMNENYEQPEMPEGAEEGIKRGMYLLEDNGSTQVQLLGSGVILREVQKAAQILKDEFNITSNVWSVTSFNELTRDGMVCDDYNRLHPMDEERVPWVTEQLAPHEGIVVAATDYMRNYSEQIRAWLPDNRPYTTLGTDGYGRSDTRENLRSFFNVDAAHIVVATLKRLADEGEVEMRLVKDAISSLGIDVDQPPAWQQQPYYDHSPDAPAPGNVNPNPVPEFVAEDDDEISNEGRAEDQADATLLNNGDVKE from the coding sequence ATGAATTATTATAAGGATGCTGATAGCACCGAAACCCAAGAGTGGCTGGAAGCGTTTGAATCTGTTATCAAACATGCAGACAAAGATCGTGCTCAGTTTCTGCTAAAAGCTTTATACAATATGGCAGTTCAAGAAGGCCTGCCGTTCAATCGTCTTGATACCGCTTATATCAATACCATCGCCGTTGAAGATGAACCGATGTACCCTGGCGACCTAACCATTGAGCGAAAAATCCGTGCTTTGATTCGCTATAACGCATTGGCCATGGTCATGCGCGCGAATAAAAATGACGACGATTTGGGTGGTCACTTAGCGACGTTCGCTTCTAGTGCCACGCTATACGAGACAGGTTTTAACCATTTTTTCCGTGCTGCCAGCGATCATTTCGGTGGTGACATGATTTATTATCAAGGTCACTCAGCACCCGGTATTTATGCGCGTTCTTATTTAGAAGGTCGATTGACTGAGGATCAGCTGGATAATTTCCGTCGTGAAGTCGGTGGCAAAGGCTTATCAAGCTATCCGCATCCATATCTCATGCCAGATTACTGGCAGTTCCCAACCGTATCGATGGGACTTGGTCCGATCATGTCTATCTATCATGCCCACGTACATCGCTATATGGAAAACCGTGGTTTGCTAGAGAAAGAAGGTCGTAAGATTTGGACGTTCTTGGGTGATGGTGAAACGGATGAGCCAGAAAGCTTAGGCGCGATTTCTCTCGCTGGCCGTGAAAAGCTAGATAACCTAATCTGGGTCGTCAACTGTAATTTACAGCGTCTTGATGGTCCAGTCCGTGGTAACGGTAAAATTATCCAAGAGCTAGAGTCTGTGTTCCGCGGGGCTGGCTGGCGAGTGATTAAAGTTATCTGGGGTGGTAAATGGGACAGCTTGCTTGCCAATGACAAAACGGGCGTGCTCAAACATCGTATGGAAGAAGTGGTCGATGGTGAGTATCAGCTATACGAAGCCCGTACAGCTGAGTTCACTCGCAAAGAGTTCTTTGGTAAATATCCTGAGTTAGAAGAGATGGCCGATGCGCTATCTGATGAGGATATCTCGCGCTTGAATCGTGGTGGTCATGATCCAATGAAAGTGTATGCTGCATTCAGTGAAGCGATGAAAACCAAAGGTCAGCCAACCGTTATTTTAGTCAAAACCGTTAAAGGCTATGGCTTATCGGCTCAAACACAAGCGGTTAATAAATCACATCAGATTAAGAAACTCGATCAAGAAGCGTTGATGTATTTCCGCGATCGCTTTGATTTGCCATTTACTGACGAGCAGCTAGAGACGCTACCATTCTATCGCCCTGAAGAAGGTTCAGCGGAGATGAAGTACCTTAAAGGTCGCCGCGAAGCGCTAGGTGGTCATTTACCAAATCGCCGCAGTGGGCATATCCCATTGAATATTCCTGAACTGTCAATGTTTGATCGGGTATTAAAAGGCAGCAATGGTAAAGAGCAATCAACGACGATGGTATTTGTGCGCTTATTGTCAGCCATGCTAAAAAACAAAGACATCCAAGATCGCGTCGTGCCAATCGTACCTGATGAAGCACGCACTTTTGGTTTAGAAGGTATGTTCCGTCAATTGGGCATCTACTCAGCTGTTGGTCAAAAATATACGCCAGAAGACAGTGAAGCTTTAATGGGCTATAAAGAAGCCATCGACGGTCACATGCTAGAAGAAGGTATCAACGAAGCAGGCGCAATGAGTACGTGGATTGCGCTTGCAACCAGTTACTCTGTGAACGCGCTACCAATGATTCCGATGTATATCTATTACTCGATGTTTGGTTTCCAACGTGTGGGTGATTTGGCTTGGGCGGCAGGCGATTGTCAAGCACAGGGCTTCTTGCTAGGCGCAACAGCTGGTCGTACCACCTTGAACGGCGAAGGCTTGCAGCATCAAGATGGTCATTCACAGATTCTATTTAACGTTGTGCCTAACTGTGTGACTTATGATCCTTGCTTCGGTTACGAGCTAGCAGTCGTCATGCACGACGGTCTACGCCGTATGTATGGTGAAGGCGAACGCGTTTATTATTACTTAACGCTAATGAACGAAAACTACGAGCAACCTGAGATGCCAGAAGGTGCCGAAGAAGGTATCAAGCGCGGTATGTATTTGCTCGAAGACAATGGTTCAACCCAAGTGCAGCTATTAGGATCTGGCGTTATTTTACGTGAAGTACAAAAAGCGGCGCAGATTCTAAAAGATGAGTTTAATATTACCTCCAACGTCTGGAGCGTGACCAGCTTTAACGAGTTGACGCGTGACGGTATGGTTTGTGATGATTACAATCGCTTACATCCAATGGATGAAGAGAGAGTGCCTTGGGTGACTGAGCAATTGGCACCGCACGAAGGTATCGTAGTTGCCGCGACGGATTATATGCGCAATTATTCGGAGCAAATCCGTGCTTGGTTGCCAGACAATCGTCCTTACACGACGCTAGGGACTGATGGCTACGGCCGTTCTGATACTCGTGAAAATTTGCGTAGTTTCTTCAACGTTGATGCCGCACATATCGTGGTTGCGACGCTCAAACGCCTAGCGGATGAGGGTGAAGTCGAGATGCGTTTGGTGAAAGATGCCATCTCAAGTTTAGGCATCGATGTGGATCAGCCACCTGCATGGCAACAACAGCCTTATTATGATCATTCTCCCGATGCACCAGCACCTGGTAATGTCAATCCAAATCCTGTCCCTGAATTTGTCGCTGAAGATGATGATGAAATCAGCAATGAGGGTCGGGCTGAAGATCAAGCGGATGCGACTTTACTTAATAACGGTGATGTCAAAGAATAA
- a CDS encoding DUF11 domain-containing protein yields MKSNNFNYSLLAVGVAAVMGISTGANAAVSGTSTKSPTIVNVAEATYSVNNVEQPKVKSNAVTVNISEQISFSLLAQNSGNADDINSGGNVTPEKVVAFVHRLENTGNRTDEYTVNLSNITNGSGDQADYDLGASTVSYQLFEAGGTAATGSGTSGTDIPVNSILTGTNNVFTLTAGQYVVFTINAKTKGNKGGDTQKLTLTATSTALSTNTPAGVSKTLTNTDTSSTVLPVFGIVKSITDTLNLNDLDDTATYSIKVTNDGRATYAAAATGITVRDTLPAGLILVTGSVKSTDATSGASVVETTTGTRACP; encoded by the coding sequence ATGAAATCAAATAATTTTAATTATAGCCTGTTAGCCGTTGGTGTTGCTGCGGTAATGGGTATCTCTACTGGGGCTAATGCTGCCGTTAGTGGCACATCAACGAAATCTCCTACTATTGTTAACGTAGCTGAAGCTACCTATTCTGTTAACAACGTTGAACAGCCTAAAGTCAAATCTAATGCTGTTACTGTTAATATCTCAGAGCAGATTTCATTCTCACTTTTGGCGCAAAATTCTGGTAATGCGGATGATATAAATTCTGGTGGCAACGTAACTCCTGAAAAGGTGGTAGCGTTTGTACATAGATTAGAAAATACTGGTAACCGTACTGATGAATACACGGTCAATTTAAGCAATATCACTAATGGATCTGGTGATCAGGCTGATTACGACCTTGGTGCTTCTACAGTTTCATACCAGTTATTTGAAGCTGGTGGGACTGCGGCTACTGGTTCAGGGACATCTGGCACTGATATTCCTGTTAACTCAATACTTACTGGCACCAATAATGTCTTTACACTGACAGCTGGTCAGTATGTTGTATTCACTATCAATGCTAAGACGAAAGGCAATAAAGGCGGAGATACTCAAAAACTCACTTTGACCGCTACGAGTACGGCTCTATCAACGAATACACCAGCAGGCGTTAGTAAGACATTAACCAATACAGATACATCAAGTACAGTTTTGCCTGTTTTTGGTATCGTAAAGTCGATAACTGACACGCTTAACCTTAATGACTTAGATGATACCGCTACCTATAGTATCAAAGTCACTAACGATGGCCGTGCAACTTATGCTGCTGCTGCAACTGGTATCACCGTGCGTGATACATTACCTGCTGGTCTAATATTAGTAACAGGTTCTGTAAAATCAACGGATGCTACTAGTGGTGCTTCTGTTGTAGAAACCACGACTGGTACTAGGGCGTGTCCCTAA
- a CDS encoding IS5 family transposase (programmed frameshift) produces the protein MARTVLTDNTWEQLQSTMKAHGCHTWKNDKQVMEAILWKLRTGAPWRDIPSELCPWKTAYNRFNRLSKKGLWEQFFFDLRASIDEEWVFADGSYIRCHQHSSGARRGELRATGKSRGGTTTKIHLAVDSHGNPIDFKITGGDVHDSQAVDDIIEMLTDATYFIADKAYDSETIRTRLKQDNISPVIPKRKNAKQPDVAFDHYLYKLRHLVENTFARLKHFRSIATRYEKLARNYKSMLYLACTMIHCKLN, from the exons ATGGCAAGAACAGTGCTCACCGATAATACATGGGAACAACTCCAAAGTACCATGAAGGCTCATGGCTGTCATACTTGGAAAAACGACAAACAAGTCATGGAAGCCATATTGTGGAAACTTCGTACAGGCGCGCCATGGCGTGATATACCGAGTGAGCTATGCCCATGGAAAACGGCCTACAACCGTTTTAATAGGTTGTCAAAAAAGGGGTTGTGGGAACAATT TTTTTTTGACCTACGAGCAAGTATTGATGAAGAATGGGTATTCGCAGACGGAAGCTATATCCGCTGTCATCAGCATTCAAGCGGCGCAAGACGAGGAGAGCTTCGAGCCACTGGAAAGTCACGAGGTGGAACCACTACCAAGATTCATCTCGCCGTCGATTCGCATGGAAACCCGATTGATTTTAAAATCACTGGGGGTGACGTCCACGACAGCCAAGCGGTAGATGATATTATAGAGATGCTAACGGATGCGACCTACTTTATTGCTGATAAAGCTTATGATTCTGAAACCATTAGAACTAGGCTAAAGCAAGATAACATAAGCCCTGTCATCCCTAAAAGAAAAAATGCTAAACAACCAGATGTAGCGTTTGATCACTATTTATATAAGCTACGACACTTAGTTGAAAACACGTTTGCAAGGCTAAAGCACTTCCGTAGTATTGCGACTAGATACGAAAAATTGGCTCGTAATTATAAGTCTATGCTGTATCTAGCTTGTACTATGATTCATTGCAAACTGAATTAG